CTGCCGTCGGCACCGCGAATCAAGGCCGCGCCGTCCGGGTTGGCTTTGATCATGTGCTTGACGACGCCCGCTTCTGCCGCGGCAGCGTCGGTGGAGTAGTAGGTGAACCAGCCGAAGTTGAGCGGTGCCGGGTAGGTGCCGCGGTAAGGACTGTTGAGGCGGGATTCGGCGCTGTCTTTGATCCAGCCACTGGCGTTGGTCGGCACCGCGAACTGGTTGTTGGTCAAGTCGGCGCGGGTCAGGTCGGCGTTGTTCGGGCGACGGAAGACGCTCGCCACCGGTTTGCCGTTGGCGTCATAGAAACCTGCCGGCGTGGCGCCAATGAAGCCGCCGGCGTTGCCGGTGCCAGAGATGCCGGCGTTCAGCTTGATGCTGTTGCGGCGCAATGCCACGTGCCAGTCGGCTTGCTCGGGAGCATCCACCACGGCGCCGGTGTCGAGGTTGAAATGCACCCACTGGGTCTCGCTGGACGCGTCGATGGTTTCTTCGCGCAGGGTTTGGTTGCCCTGGTCAGAGCTGCGCTCGAACCAGCGCAGCGTTGGCCAGCCGGACGCGGTGCCGCTGGGGCCGCCGTAATAGCCCACCACCTGCAGCGCGAACACTTTGTTGTCGTTGCCGGACAGCGCGTCGGCGTTGGAGGCGTTGTCGGTGATCAGGAACACGCGGTAGTTGGGGTACAGGTTGTGGTCGCTGCTACCGCCGAGCCCGTACTCGAACACGGAACTCTGGATCATGTTGTCGCCGACGAACACGCTCTTGGCGAAATCCGCCACATACAGGGTGCTGGGCAGCTGACCGACTTTGGGGTCGGTGGTGGCGTTCTGCCACTGGCTGAGTTCGCTCCAGCTGTAATCGAAGGGACCATTGAAGGCGCCGCCTTGGCCGTCGGCGGTGACGCCGCTATGGGTCCAGAAGCTGGCGTAGCTGCCGGTGCTGAGTACTTTCAAATCCCAGTCGTTGCCGCTGCAGTCGGGTACTTCGCGGTTGGCATTGAAATCGAAGCACAGGCTGTCGCCTTTGGCTGGCAGCTCAAAGCGCCATTCGGCTGAGCCGGAAAAGCGATTGCCATCACCGGGGCCTGGGCCTGGGTTCGGGGTGGAGTTGGAACTGGAGCTGCTGCCGCAGCCGGCCAGCAGCGCGGCGCTGAGGCCGAGGGTCAGAGTCAGGATCGACGATCGCATGGGGGTGTGCTCCTTGCTGGGTGGGGTCAGCGCTGCCATTGGTAGCGGGCGCCGAGGTAAACGTAACGACCGGCCACGGGGCCGAAGTCCGGGATTTCAGATGGGTCGGTGCTGTCGATGAACTTGCGCTGCCGGTCGAACAGGTTGTCGATGCCGGCAAACAGACGCAGGGCCGGGGTGGCATCGTGGTTCAGGCGCACATCCCAGGTGTACCAAGACGGCGAGTAGTCGCCTTGGCCGGTGTCGGTCAGTTCCCGCGACTGGCCGCGGGCGCGCAGGCTCAGGGTGGTGCGCTGGTTGGGCAGGGTCAGATCGCTGTTGAGGCGCAGAATGTGGCGCGGTCGGCGGGTCAGGCGCGCGCCGGTGTCGAGGTCTTCGGTGTGGGTCCAGGTCCAAGAGCCGCCCACGGTCAGCGGTGTCAGCGGCTTCCACTGCACGCCGGTTTCCACGCCCCAAGTGGCGGCGCGAGCGATGTTCTCGTAGGTGTAGGTGGTCACGCCCCCGCCACCAGTGACCGGCTGGCTCATGTCGATTTGGATCAGGTCGGTGATGCGGTTGTAGAAGGCGTTCACATCCAGCGTCAGCTGGTCCTGCCAGCGCAGGCTGGTGCCGAGCTGCACGCTGTTGGATGACTCCGGCTTCAGGTCGGGGCGGCCGATGACTTTGTAGCCAAGCGCGGAATGGTCGAACAGGAAATGGCGTTCTTTGAGGTTCGGCACCCGGTAACCCTGACCGACACTGGCGCGCATTTCGCCTTGCCAAGCGTCACCCTGCAGGTAGTCGTAGCGCAACGCGGCCTTGGGGGCGGTATGGCTGCCGAAGTCGGAGTCGTACTGGTAGCGGGCGCCGAGCACCAATTCCAAGCGCTCACTCAGGAACACATCGTTTTGCAGGAACAGCTCCTGGCTGTCGCGCTGGGCGCGGCCGACGCTGAGCTCGGAATGGCCGTTGGCGCTTTGCCACAGCTGCTCATCATGCAGGTCGACGCCCACTTGCCACAGCTGGCCGGCCCAGGGCGGCAGGTCCAGTTGCAGAGTCAGGTGGCTTTGCTCCACCTTCGCATCGCGCTGGGTGACCAAGCTGTGCTGCGACAGTGCCAGTGAGTCGCTGCGGTAGCGCTCAGTGACGCCTTTGGCTTCCAGCGACAGGCCGT
The sequence above is a segment of the Alcanivorax sp. REN37 genome. Coding sequences within it:
- a CDS encoding HmuY family protein, encoding MRSSILTLTLGLSAALLAGCGSSSSSNSTPNPGPGPGDGNRFSGSAEWRFELPAKGDSLCFDFNANREVPDCSGNDWDLKVLSTGSYASFWTHSGVTADGQGGAFNGPFDYSWSELSQWQNATTDPKVGQLPSTLYVADFAKSVFVGDNMIQSSVFEYGLGGSSDHNLYPNYRVFLITDNASNADALSGNDNKVFALQVVGYYGGPSGTASGWPTLRWFERSSDQGNQTLREETIDASSETQWVHFNLDTGAVVDAPEQADWHVALRRNSIKLNAGISGTGNAGGFIGATPAGFYDANGKPVASVFRRPNNADLTRADLTNNQFAVPTNASGWIKDSAESRLNSPYRGTYPAPLNFGWFTYYSTDAAAAEAGVVKHMIKANPDGAALIRGADGSSYARFHLTEVAYSDPQVATSAQTWTLQFEVQPAE
- a CDS encoding TonB-dependent receptor plug domain-containing protein, which produces MSSLFSPRWSFAVTGLVLLSAAASADTPATPTDLSPVVVTATRTERTQQDAPIRTEVVTRAELDRTHARTLKEAMENVPGVQLREIHGKSGFEASLQGLTSDQLLILIDGLPISASTGSTVDLSQYALTEVDRIEVIKGAASAQYGSAAMGGVINVITRVPESGLRITALGDVGSYGTRNDSARRIDANKRHGQLQVDGGNQDWRWSLGADQQQDDGFSDKPLAWTRRGDAVERSQYSAMARWQPDGPLRAWGEVQRYEEDARQRYLRYVPSVLVPQQKDEHIRRDRLSGGARWSADNGLSLEAKGVTERYRSDSLALSQHSLVTQRDAKVEQSHLTLQLDLPPWAGQLWQVGVDLHDEQLWQSANGHSELSVGRAQRDSQELFLQNDVFLSERLELVLGARYQYDSDFGSHTAPKAALRYDYLQGDAWQGEMRASVGQGYRVPNLKERHFLFDHSALGYKVIGRPDLKPESSNSVQLGTSLRWQDQLTLDVNAFYNRITDLIQIDMSQPVTGGGGVTTYTYENIARAATWGVETGVQWKPLTPLTVGGSWTWTHTEDLDTGARLTRRPRHILRLNSDLTLPNQRTTLSLRARGQSRELTDTGQGDYSPSWYTWDVRLNHDATPALRLFAGIDNLFDRQRKFIDSTDPSEIPDFGPVAGRYVYLGARYQWQR